In Gemmatimonadaceae bacterium, a single genomic region encodes these proteins:
- a CDS encoding sigma-70 family RNA polymerase sigma factor, with product MPPALDLLNLPDADVVALAQQGRDAAFRELIRRYERPVFSLIYRMVRDRELAEDLAQDTFIKVLNHIDRYRPEFKLSSWLFKIANNVAIDHLRRRTLDTVSIDGSPHAQTADAIEATSIDVVGDRESALDELEAREMGASIERAIASLRPEYRSCIMLRHVEGRSYEEIAATLDLPLGTVKTYIHRARHELRRALEHLRADSG from the coding sequence ATGCCTCCAGCCCTCGACCTCCTCAATCTTCCGGATGCCGACGTCGTCGCGCTGGCGCAGCAAGGCCGCGACGCCGCGTTTCGTGAGCTGATCCGCCGATACGAGCGGCCGGTTTTTTCGCTCATCTACCGCATGGTGCGCGATCGCGAGCTCGCCGAAGATCTCGCGCAGGACACGTTCATCAAGGTCCTGAACCACATCGATCGCTACCGGCCGGAGTTCAAGCTCTCGAGCTGGCTCTTCAAGATCGCCAACAACGTGGCGATCGATCACCTGCGGCGGCGGACGCTCGACACCGTGAGCATCGACGGGTCGCCGCACGCGCAAACAGCCGACGCGATCGAGGCGACGTCCATCGACGTCGTCGGCGACCGCGAGTCCGCGCTCGACGAGCTCGAGGCGCGCGAGATGGGTGCCTCCATCGAGCGCGCCATCGCCAGCCTTCGGCCCGAGTATCGATCGTGCATCATGCTGCGGCACGTCGAGGGGCGGTCGTACGAGGAAATCGCCGCGACCCTCGACCTGCCCCTCGGCACGGTCAAGACGTACATCCACCGCGCCCGGCACGAGCTCCGCCGGGCGCTCGAACATTTGCGAGCCGATTCAGGCTAA
- a CDS encoding ubiquinone/menaquinone biosynthesis methyltransferase, whose translation MPVSEVRALDRAEAAEAAEAAQAASAGGEAKRVYVRRIFTEIAPRYDLLNHLLSFNIDKRWRRRAIAALGWERAPRGTYVDLCAGTLDVSAALAGQPGFAGRIVGADFAEPMLRAGAGKTSPAVVSPVVADALDLPLPDNTAAGAIVAFGIRNVAELDRGLREVHRVLAPGSRFVILEFTTPRSAVVRAGYHAYFHHVLPFIGGLISGHGTAYKYLPRSVANFPIEEELAGRMRDAGFVDVTWSRLTFGIAAIHVGVKRRETTL comes from the coding sequence ATGCCCGTCAGCGAAGTACGAGCGTTGGACAGAGCGGAAGCGGCCGAAGCGGCCGAAGCGGCGCAGGCAGCGTCGGCCGGGGGCGAGGCGAAGCGCGTCTACGTGCGGCGCATCTTCACCGAGATCGCCCCCCGGTACGACCTTCTCAATCACCTGCTCAGCTTCAACATCGACAAGCGCTGGCGTCGGCGGGCGATCGCGGCGCTGGGCTGGGAGCGGGCGCCGCGCGGGACGTACGTCGACCTGTGCGCCGGCACGCTGGATGTTTCGGCGGCGTTGGCCGGGCAGCCGGGATTCGCCGGGCGGATTGTCGGTGCGGACTTCGCCGAACCGATGTTGCGCGCGGGCGCGGGCAAGACGTCGCCGGCAGTGGTGTCGCCGGTCGTTGCCGACGCGCTCGATCTGCCGCTGCCCGATAATACGGCAGCCGGCGCGATCGTCGCCTTCGGAATTCGGAACGTCGCCGAGCTCGATCGGGGATTGCGCGAGGTGCATCGCGTGCTGGCACCTGGTTCACGCTTCGTGATTCTTGAATTCACGACGCCGCGATCGGCGGTCGTGCGCGCCGGCTATCACGCGTATTTCCATCACGTGCTGCCGTTCATCGGCGGATTGATCAGCGGTCACGGAACCGCGTACAAGTATCTGCCGCGGTCGGTGGCGAATTTCCCCATCGAGGAAGAGTTGGCGGGTCGGATGCGGGATGCGGGATTCGTGGACGTCACATGGTCGCGGCTGACCTTTGGAATTGCGGCCATCCATGTTGGCGTCAAGCGACGCGAGACCACTCTGTAA
- a CDS encoding menaquinone biosynthesis decarboxylase — MTDTLSEFIHQLDSAGELVRITRPVSAELELCEISDRVMKSPSGGKALLFENVTLMNGERSAFPVAINTFGSMRRMSMSMGVDNLDDIGARITELLEMKVPEGLIGKLSMLPRLLEVGKFPPRMRRGDAPCQEVVWRGDEVNLDKLPLIKCWPEDGGAYITFPMVITRDPKRGIRNVGMYRIMQTGKTTLAMHWQRHKVGAAHWREMAERGEKMPVCIALGADPPSMYTASAPLPPTVDEFLFAGFLRNKPVSLTKAITCDLEVPAEADFVLEGYIDPAEALVTEGPFGDHTGFYSLADLYPQVHVTAITMRRNPIMPATIVGRPPMEDFYLGHATERIFLPLLKLTIPEIVDYHMPAEGIFHNLVFVSIKKEYPGQAYKVMNALWGQGLMSLAKVLVIVDAWVNVRDPQEAWWVALNNIDPERDARFTMGPMDVLDHSSRAFTYGSKMGLDATKKLPEEGFTREWPGVIEMDAETKARVDAMWSTLGIP; from the coding sequence GTGACCGACACACTTTCTGAGTTCATCCACCAGCTGGACTCCGCCGGTGAGCTCGTCCGCATCACTCGGCCCGTGTCCGCGGAGCTCGAGCTGTGCGAGATCTCCGACCGCGTGATGAAGTCACCCAGCGGCGGCAAAGCGCTGCTCTTCGAGAACGTCACGCTCATGAACGGCGAACGGTCCGCGTTTCCCGTCGCCATCAACACGTTCGGATCGATGCGCCGCATGAGCATGTCGATGGGCGTCGACAACCTGGACGACATCGGCGCGCGCATCACCGAGCTGCTCGAGATGAAGGTGCCCGAAGGGCTGATCGGGAAGTTGTCCATGCTGCCGCGTCTGCTCGAGGTGGGAAAGTTTCCTCCGCGGATGCGGCGCGGCGATGCGCCCTGCCAGGAGGTGGTGTGGCGCGGCGACGAGGTGAATCTCGACAAGCTGCCGCTCATCAAGTGTTGGCCCGAGGACGGCGGCGCGTACATCACCTTCCCGATGGTGATCACGCGCGATCCCAAGCGCGGCATTCGAAACGTCGGCATGTATCGCATCATGCAGACGGGCAAGACCACGCTCGCGATGCACTGGCAGCGCCACAAGGTGGGCGCCGCGCATTGGCGCGAGATGGCCGAGCGTGGTGAGAAGATGCCGGTGTGCATCGCGCTTGGCGCCGATCCGCCGTCGATGTACACGGCGAGCGCGCCGCTGCCGCCCACAGTCGATGAGTTTCTATTCGCGGGCTTCCTACGCAACAAGCCGGTTTCGTTGACGAAAGCGATCACGTGCGATCTCGAGGTGCCTGCCGAGGCGGATTTCGTGCTCGAGGGTTATATCGATCCCGCGGAGGCGCTCGTCACCGAAGGACCGTTCGGCGATCACACGGGATTCTATTCGCTCGCGGATCTGTATCCGCAGGTGCACGTCACGGCGATCACGATGCGGCGAAATCCCATCATGCCCGCGACGATCGTCGGCCGGCCGCCGATGGAAGACTTCTATCTCGGCCACGCCACTGAGCGTATCTTCCTGCCGCTGCTCAAGCTCACGATTCCCGAGATCGTGGACTATCACATGCCGGCGGAAGGCATCTTTCACAATCTCGTATTCGTCTCCATCAAAAAGGAGTATCCGGGTCAGGCGTACAAGGTGATGAACGCGCTCTGGGGGCAGGGGTTGATGTCGCTCGCCAAGGTGCTCGTCATCGTCGACGCGTGGGTGAACGTGCGCGACCCGCAGGAAGCGTGGTGGGTGGCGCTCAACAACATCGATCCCGAGCGCGACGCGCGATTCACGATGGGCCCGATGGACGTGCTCGATCATTCGAGCCGCGCGTTCACGTATGGCTCGAAGATGGGATTGGACGCGACGAAGAAGCTTCCCGAAGAGGGCTTTACGCGCGAGTGGCCGGGCGTGATCGAGATGGATGCGGAGACGAAGGCACGCGTTGACGCGATGTGGAGCACGTTGGGTATCCCATGA
- a CDS encoding UbiA-like polyprenyltransferase: MTNRPSPIAHRPSREGQTFAHRGSRLVTYVNFVKLPHTLFALPFALVGVVLASYHAPVTWSGIGWIVLAFTCARFAAMGFNRIVDREIDARNPRTRQRELPSGALRVTEAIAAVSVASLLFVYAAWRLNPLCAMLSPLALAWVMFYSYTKRFTRWCHLVLGVGMSIAPVGGYLAITGAWSTPWWMLVALALAVATWGGGFDVLYALQDVEFDRGQGLYSLPSTLGERRALLFARALHLLTVTCLALVGAATFASASGGSYYAIGVGVTAALLVYEHSLVKHDDFSRLDAAFFTMNGVISIVFFACVLVERLVNATPALYAGHLLAR, encoded by the coding sequence ATGACTAACCGCCCATCGCCCATCGCCCACCGCCCATCGCGCGAAGGCCAGACCTTCGCGCACCGCGGCTCCCGACTCGTCACGTACGTCAACTTCGTGAAGCTGCCGCACACGCTGTTCGCGCTGCCGTTCGCGCTCGTCGGTGTCGTGCTCGCGTCCTATCACGCCCCGGTGACATGGAGCGGCATCGGCTGGATCGTCCTCGCGTTCACGTGCGCCCGCTTCGCCGCGATGGGCTTCAACCGCATCGTCGATCGCGAGATCGACGCGCGCAATCCGCGCACGCGCCAACGTGAGCTGCCGAGTGGCGCGCTGCGCGTCACGGAGGCGATCGCGGCGGTCAGTGTCGCGTCGCTGCTCTTCGTCTACGCGGCGTGGCGTCTCAATCCGCTCTGCGCGATGCTCTCTCCGCTCGCGCTGGCCTGGGTGATGTTCTACAGCTACACCAAGCGCTTCACGCGCTGGTGCCATCTCGTGCTCGGCGTCGGCATGTCGATCGCGCCGGTGGGCGGCTATCTGGCGATCACTGGCGCGTGGAGCACGCCATGGTGGATGCTCGTCGCGCTGGCGCTCGCGGTGGCGACGTGGGGTGGCGGCTTCGACGTGCTGTACGCATTGCAGGACGTGGAATTCGATCGCGGGCAAGGCCTCTATTCGCTGCCCTCGACTCTTGGCGAGCGGCGCGCGCTCCTGTTCGCGCGCGCGCTGCATCTGCTCACCGTGACGTGCCTGGCACTCGTCGGCGCGGCGACGTTCGCGTCGGCGTCCGGCGGATCGTATTACGCGATCGGCGTCGGCGTCACGGCGGCGCTGCTCGTTTACGAACACTCACTCGTGAAGCACGACGACTTCTCGCGCCTCGACGCGGCGTTTTTCACGATGAATGGCGTGATCAGCATCGTCTTCTTCGCGTGCGTGCTCGTCGAGCGGTTGGTGAACGCGACGCCCGCGCTCTACGCCGGGCACCTCCTCGCTCGATGA
- a CDS encoding flavin prenyltransferase UbiX gives MSDRGAGDRPIVVAITGASGAPYAVRLLEGLLQAKRSVQLIISGHGFRLLRTETDIDSIDALRERVGAAAWDRHVRLFSDDDRGAAPASGSALNAGMVICPCSMGTLSAIAQGSSRSLIERAADVMLKERRPLVLVPRETPLSAIHLENMLAVTRAGAIVMPAAPGFYHRPAEIVDLVNFMVARVMDHLGVPNQLARRWGGEAELE, from the coding sequence ATGAGTGACCGCGGCGCGGGCGACCGGCCGATCGTCGTCGCGATCACGGGCGCCTCGGGCGCGCCATACGCGGTGCGCCTGCTCGAAGGCCTGCTCCAGGCGAAGCGGTCGGTGCAGCTCATCATATCCGGTCACGGATTCCGCCTGCTGCGCACGGAAACCGATATCGATTCGATCGACGCATTGCGCGAGCGCGTGGGTGCGGCGGCCTGGGATCGGCATGTGCGGCTCTTCTCGGACGACGATCGCGGCGCCGCGCCGGCGTCCGGTTCCGCGCTCAACGCCGGCATGGTGATCTGTCCATGCTCGATGGGCACGCTATCCGCGATCGCGCAGGGATCGTCGCGATCGCTCATCGAGCGCGCCGCGGACGTCATGCTGAAGGAACGTCGTCCGCTGGTGCTGGTGCCGCGCGAGACGCCGCTGAGCGCGATACATCTCGAGAACATGCTCGCGGTCACGCGCGCGGGGGCCATCGTGATGCCGGCGGCGCCCGGGTTCTATCATCGCCCGGCAGAAATAGTTGACTTAGTCAACTTTATGGTTGCCAGAGTCATGGATCACCTGGGCGTGCCCAACCAGCTTGCTCGGCGCTGGGGCGGTGAGGCCGAGCTGGAGTGA
- a CDS encoding metallophosphoesterase family protein — protein sequence MSDAHTHVIGLISDTHGLLRPDVHAALAGVELILHAGDVGGDDILDELETIAPVRAVYGNTDPPGQPRLETAIDLEIGGLRVHVSHGHEVGSPTPAKLLERYDADVIVYGHTHKQLVTNEGGRWVVNPGAAGARRFNLLPSVARMTIVQGEVSISLIELSS from the coding sequence GTGAGTGACGCCCATACGCACGTCATCGGGCTCATTTCCGACACGCACGGTCTGTTGCGGCCGGATGTGCACGCGGCGCTCGCCGGGGTCGAGCTGATTCTGCACGCGGGCGACGTTGGCGGGGACGACATTCTCGACGAGCTCGAGACAATCGCGCCGGTGCGCGCGGTGTACGGCAACACGGATCCGCCGGGACAACCGCGCCTCGAGACCGCGATCGACCTGGAGATCGGCGGCCTGCGCGTCCACGTGAGTCATGGGCACGAAGTCGGAAGTCCGACGCCGGCGAAGTTGTTAGAGCGCTATGATGCCGATGTGATCGTCTACGGTCACACGCACAAGCAGCTGGTGACGAACGAAGGCGGGCGGTGGGTGGTGAATCCGGGCGCCGCGGGCGCGCGGAGGTTCAATTTGCTGCCGAGTGTGGCGCGGATGACGATCGTGCAAGGCGAGGTGTCTATCTCGTTGATCGAGCTGTCATCCTGA
- a CDS encoding UvrB/UvrC motif-containing protein — MRALSKVALLRPPTSDEQLAAMRTHVKSTAADKPGVYRMIAADGEIVYVGKSKRLRSRLLSYFRCAFPEEKGARILRDADRIEWEYTPSEFAALLGELRLIKRYRPRFNVAMKRDGRNYCFIKLTKGPAPKFVVVRGPGHDDTAIYYGPFLGAMGVNESVRELNDVLGLRDCAIDQRMNFADQPELFDITPRTPGCIRFEVKKCLGPCVGGCTVQQYDERLALARAFLDGSNDGPMEHLRREMEAASDRLEFERAAALRDKLKRLEALKQQFGRLRFAVETLSFAYTVPGAEGDDRVYLIRRGRVRAEAPRPTTPDDAARLMQMIEDVFTPVERDTGQIPTHEIDELLLLSSWFRRFPNELERTSAARAVSPLAVAS; from the coding sequence ATGCGCGCATTGTCAAAGGTAGCGCTGCTGCGTCCGCCGACGTCGGACGAGCAGCTCGCCGCCATGCGCACGCACGTGAAGTCGACGGCCGCGGACAAGCCGGGCGTCTACCGCATGATCGCCGCAGACGGCGAGATCGTGTACGTCGGCAAATCGAAACGCCTCCGCTCGCGACTGCTCAGCTACTTCCGCTGCGCGTTCCCCGAAGAGAAAGGCGCCCGCATTCTCCGCGACGCCGATCGCATCGAGTGGGAGTACACGCCGAGCGAGTTCGCCGCGCTGCTTGGCGAGTTGCGGCTGATCAAGAGGTACCGTCCGCGCTTCAACGTGGCGATGAAGCGCGATGGGCGGAACTACTGCTTCATCAAGCTCACGAAGGGGCCGGCGCCGAAGTTCGTCGTCGTACGCGGCCCGGGACACGATGACACGGCGATTTATTACGGGCCATTCCTGGGCGCGATGGGTGTGAACGAATCCGTCCGCGAGCTCAACGACGTGCTCGGCCTGCGCGATTGCGCCATCGACCAGCGCATGAACTTCGCCGATCAACCCGAGCTCTTCGACATCACGCCTCGCACGCCCGGCTGCATTCGCTTCGAGGTGAAAAAATGTCTGGGCCCGTGCGTCGGCGGTTGCACCGTGCAACAGTACGACGAACGCCTTGCGCTGGCGCGCGCCTTCCTCGACGGATCCAACGATGGTCCGATGGAGCATCTGCGCCGCGAGATGGAAGCAGCCAGCGACCGTCTCGAGTTCGAGCGCGCCGCGGCATTGCGCGACAAGTTGAAGCGTCTCGAGGCGCTCAAGCAGCAGTTCGGCCGTCTTCGCTTCGCGGTGGAAACGCTGTCGTTCGCGTACACCGTTCCCGGCGCCGAAGGCGACGATCGCGTCTATCTCATTCGCCGCGGCCGGGTGCGCGCCGAGGCGCCGCGTCCGACGACGCCTGACGATGCCGCGCGGCTGATGCAGATGATCGAGGATGTGTTCACACCCGTCGAGCGCGACACGGGCCAGATTCCAACGCACGAGATTGACGAGCTGCTGCTGTTGTCGTCGTGGTTCCGGCGTTTTCCGAACGAGCTCGAACGGACGAGCGCGGCTCGCGCTGTATCGCCGCTCGCCGTGGCATCTTGA
- the mutM gene encoding bifunctional DNA-formamidopyrimidine glycosylase/DNA-(apurinic or apyrimidinic site) lyase, with amino-acid sequence MPELPETETIARDLDREIAGRRVNTVIVTRGDVLREVGPLAFQRRVSGTTITRAWRRAKLVILDLSTGERIVVQPRFTGALLIDAGALPDQERRYSTLELVLDDGRSLHYRDIRRLGTVALMSPTRFAAYTAPLGVEPLDPAFSAEHLSVLLRGSRQAVKKVLMDQRVVAGIGNIYANESLWRAGIDPSRAANRITSTEAHALRDAIVGVLEESIALRGTSFRDYRDATGQRGGFVEKLSAYGHADDPCPRCGHRLIGTQAIDGRMTVLCAHCQR; translated from the coding sequence GTGCCGGAGCTACCTGAGACCGAGACCATCGCGCGCGATCTCGATCGCGAGATCGCGGGGCGCCGCGTCAACACCGTCATCGTGACGCGCGGCGACGTCCTGCGCGAAGTCGGGCCGCTCGCATTTCAGCGTCGCGTGAGTGGAACGACGATTACGCGCGCGTGGCGGCGAGCCAAGCTCGTGATTCTGGATCTCTCGACGGGTGAGCGCATCGTGGTGCAGCCGCGCTTCACCGGCGCGTTGCTCATCGACGCCGGCGCCCTTCCTGATCAGGAGCGCCGCTATTCCACGCTCGAGCTCGTTCTCGACGACGGCCGCTCTCTCCACTACCGCGACATCCGACGACTCGGCACCGTCGCGCTGATGTCCCCGACACGATTCGCCGCCTACACCGCGCCGCTTGGCGTCGAGCCACTTGACCCCGCCTTTTCCGCAGAGCATCTATCGGTACTTCTTCGGGGCAGCCGGCAAGCCGTGAAGAAGGTGCTGATGGACCAGCGCGTCGTGGCCGGGATCGGCAACATCTACGCGAACGAATCACTCTGGCGGGCGGGGATCGACCCTTCGCGCGCCGCCAATCGCATCACTTCAACCGAAGCGCACGCCCTTCGCGACGCAATCGTCGGCGTGCTCGAGGAATCCATCGCGCTGCGCGGCACGAGCTTTCGCGACTATCGCGACGCCACCGGCCAACGCGGCGGATTCGTCGAAAAGCTCTCGGCGTACGGCCATGCGGACGACCCCTGCCCGCGCTGTGGACACCGACTCATCGGGACTCAAGCCATCGACGGACGAATGACCGTGTTATGCGCGCATTGTCAAAGGTAG
- the purD gene encoding phosphoribosylamine--glycine ligase, with protein MAQTVKVLIVGGGGREHALAWRLLHEGRYEILAAPGNPGIAQLGKCVPIGATEVEALVALARDEHVAWTLVGPEAPLAAGIADRFRAEGLAVFGPTQAAAMLETSKAFSKSVMIEAGVPTAHATTCETLHDAERAIAEIGAPLVVKASGLAAGKGVIICATTDEAQRAATAMMSDNIFGDAGNTVLIEEFMEGEELSMFFITDGEFTVALPPAQDHKRLLDGDRGPNTGGMGAYSPVSMVPQNAALFSDVRSRVVQPTLRAMQSRGTPFTGLLYVGLMLTADGPRVVEFNCRFGDPETQVVMPVIAGSVGALMQRVACGESLGADSVLAWRGAAVTTVLAASGYPEKPRTGDAIEIPDAPTNVLVFHAGTKRGRDGRLVTAGGRVLAVTGLGDTIEEAQTRSQRFADTVRFDGKQHRSDIAWRELARTSSAMKGAGAT; from the coding sequence TTGGCGCAAACGGTAAAGGTACTGATCGTCGGCGGCGGCGGGCGTGAACACGCGCTGGCCTGGCGCCTGCTGCACGAAGGTCGATACGAGATCCTCGCCGCGCCCGGCAATCCGGGCATCGCGCAGCTCGGCAAATGCGTTCCAATCGGCGCCACTGAGGTCGAAGCCCTCGTCGCACTCGCGCGCGACGAACATGTCGCATGGACCCTCGTGGGCCCGGAAGCGCCGCTTGCCGCCGGCATCGCCGACCGCTTTCGCGCCGAGGGCCTCGCCGTGTTCGGCCCGACACAGGCCGCCGCGATGCTCGAGACCTCCAAGGCGTTTTCGAAATCTGTAATGATCGAAGCCGGCGTTCCGACCGCGCACGCGACCACGTGCGAGACGCTCCATGACGCCGAGCGCGCGATCGCCGAGATCGGCGCGCCGCTCGTCGTGAAGGCGTCGGGCCTCGCCGCGGGGAAAGGCGTCATCATTTGCGCGACGACCGACGAAGCCCAGCGCGCGGCCACCGCGATGATGAGCGACAACATCTTTGGCGACGCGGGTAATACCGTACTCATCGAAGAATTCATGGAAGGCGAAGAGCTTTCCATGTTCTTCATCACGGATGGCGAATTCACGGTCGCGCTCCCGCCGGCGCAGGACCACAAGCGACTGCTCGACGGCGACCGAGGCCCCAACACCGGCGGCATGGGCGCATACTCGCCGGTGTCGATGGTCCCGCAGAACGCAGCGCTGTTTTCCGACGTGCGGTCGCGTGTCGTCCAACCGACACTTCGAGCAATGCAAAGCCGTGGAACGCCCTTCACCGGTTTGTTGTACGTCGGACTGATGTTGACGGCGGACGGCCCCAGGGTTGTGGAATTCAACTGCCGCTTCGGCGACCCCGAGACACAAGTCGTCATGCCCGTGATTGCGGGTTCAGTCGGCGCGTTGATGCAGCGCGTTGCATGCGGTGAATCACTCGGGGCCGACAGCGTACTGGCGTGGCGCGGCGCCGCTGTGACGACGGTGCTCGCCGCGAGCGGATATCCCGAGAAGCCGCGGACGGGCGATGCGATCGAGATTCCTGACGCGCCGACCAACGTGCTCGTGTTCCACGCCGGCACAAAGCGCGGTCGCGACGGCCGTCTCGTTACGGCGGGCGGACGCGTCCTTGCCGTCACGGGGCTGGGCGACACGATCGAGGAAGCGCAGACCAGAAGTCAGCGCTTCGCGGATACCGTGCGCTTCGACGGCAAGCAGCATCGCAGCGACATCGCGTGGCGGGAACTGGCGCGCACGAGCAGCGCGATGAAGGGTGCCGGAGCTACCTGA
- a CDS encoding M48 family metallopeptidase — protein MPRTQLVQISSRAWEHPADRAALNTLRAIPGFDEVVRKVASFFGERGVRQLFLGDAVKVTAGQRPKLNAMWTEVLETLDWPERPELYVTQTPIVNAMAVGFEKPFVVVNSGMLETLTDEELRAVLGHELGHIMSGHPTYTTIAIILLYFGVSNLPFLAAVAILPFQLALLEWYRKSEFSADRAGLLTVQDLNTVMSTEMKLAGGREFGDTLRVEEFIRQAEQYETGGDAWDTVLKIMNTVMRTHPMHTVRAAELMRWHRAGGYDKILSGDYLRRGQNDHDQPLSEDFADAAGYYGEKTRETMNTFKDSISKARDAVSSAWRKR, from the coding sequence ATGCCCAGAACTCAACTCGTCCAGATCTCGTCCCGCGCCTGGGAGCACCCCGCCGACCGCGCGGCGCTCAACACCCTGCGCGCGATCCCCGGCTTCGATGAAGTCGTGCGCAAAGTGGCGTCGTTCTTCGGCGAGCGCGGCGTTCGGCAGCTCTTTCTGGGCGACGCGGTCAAGGTCACGGCGGGGCAGCGGCCGAAGCTGAACGCGATGTGGACGGAAGTGCTCGAGACCCTGGATTGGCCCGAGCGCCCGGAGCTCTACGTTACCCAGACGCCGATCGTGAACGCCATGGCGGTCGGCTTCGAGAAGCCGTTCGTAGTCGTGAATTCAGGAATGCTCGAGACGCTCACCGACGAGGAGCTGCGCGCCGTCCTCGGCCACGAGCTCGGGCACATCATGAGCGGACATCCGACGTACACGACGATCGCGATCATTCTGCTCTACTTCGGCGTCAGCAACCTGCCGTTCCTCGCCGCGGTCGCCATCCTGCCCTTCCAGCTCGCGCTGCTCGAGTGGTATCGGAAGAGCGAATTCTCCGCCGACCGCGCCGGATTGCTGACCGTGCAGGACCTGAACACGGTGATGAGCACGGAGATGAAGCTCGCCGGCGGGCGCGAGTTCGGCGACACCCTGCGCGTCGAAGAGTTCATTCGCCAGGCCGAGCAATACGAGACCGGCGGCGATGCGTGGGACACGGTGCTCAAGATCATGAACACCGTCATGCGCACGCACCCCATGCACACGGTGCGCGCCGCGGAGCTCATGCGCTGGCATCGCGCCGGCGGCTACGACAAGATTCTCTCCGGCGACTACCTGCGCCGCGGCCAGAACGATCACGATCAACCGCTGTCGGAAGATTTCGCCGACGCCGCCGGCTATTACGGCGAAAAGACGCGCGAGACGATGAACACGTTCAAGGACAGCATCAGCAAGGCGCGTGATGCGGTGAGCTCGGCTTGGCGCAAACGGTAA
- a CDS encoding PLP-dependent aspartate aminotransferase family protein gives MTRVFDDDLVPGFGTRAIHAGQRPEPLAGAIMTPVYLTSTYVQDALGQNKGYEYARGKNPTREAFERNIAALENGRHGFAFSSGMGAIDSIMKLFRAGDHIVCAENVYGGTFRLFDKILQHMGLSFSYVDTRDPQRIADAMTPTTRAVLVETPSNPLMRLTDIAAAAQIAHDQEALLIVDNTFASPYFQRPLDLGADIVFHSTTKYLNGHSDMIGGCAVVRDDDLAARLQFIHNAAGAVAGPFDAWLALRGTKTLHLRMRQHDVNGREIAKWLAHTVGDENVFYIGLPSHPQYELAKRQMSGFGGMISVELGTRERAAHVLDRVRVFALAESLGGVESLISQPAGMTHASVPPERRAAMGLSDGLIRLSCGVEDTPDLLADLEQAFEGLPGTASRQTGAGRKSRDTIGAGST, from the coding sequence ATGACCCGTGTTTTTGATGACGATCTCGTGCCTGGTTTTGGCACCCGCGCCATTCACGCCGGCCAGCGGCCCGAGCCGCTTGCGGGCGCGATCATGACGCCCGTGTACCTCACGTCGACGTACGTCCAGGATGCCCTCGGCCAAAACAAAGGATACGAATACGCGCGGGGCAAGAATCCCACCCGCGAAGCGTTCGAGCGAAACATCGCGGCGCTCGAGAACGGCCGCCATGGGTTTGCGTTTTCGAGTGGTATGGGCGCCATCGATTCCATCATGAAACTGTTTCGGGCAGGCGATCACATCGTTTGCGCCGAGAACGTGTACGGCGGCACGTTCCGCCTGTTCGACAAGATTCTGCAGCACATGGGGCTGTCGTTCAGCTACGTGGATACGCGCGATCCGCAGCGCATCGCCGATGCGATGACGCCGACGACGCGCGCGGTGCTGGTGGAAACGCCCAGCAATCCGCTGATGCGCCTCACCGACATCGCGGCCGCCGCCCAGATCGCGCACGATCAGGAGGCGCTCCTCATCGTCGACAACACCTTCGCCTCGCCGTATTTCCAGCGCCCGCTCGATCTGGGCGCCGACATCGTCTTCCACTCGACGACAAAGTACCTGAACGGCCACAGCGACATGATCGGCGGTTGCGCCGTCGTGCGCGACGACGATCTCGCGGCCCGCCTGCAGTTCATCCACAACGCCGCCGGCGCGGTCGCTGGTCCGTTCGATGCCTGGCTCGCGCTGCGCGGCACCAAGACGCTGCACCTTCGCATGCGGCAGCACGACGTGAACGGCCGCGAGATCGCGAAGTGGCTGGCGCACACCGTCGGCGACGAAAACGTGTTCTACATCGGCCTCCCGTCGCATCCGCAGTACGAGCTGGCCAAGCGACAGATGTCGGGGTTCGGCGGCATGATCAGCGTGGAGCTGGGCACGCGCGAGCGCGCCGCGCACGTGCTCGATCGCGTAAGAGTGTTCGCGCTGGCGGAATCACTGGGTGGCGTCGAGTCCCTGATCAGCCAGCCGGCGGGAATGACGCACGCGTCGGTGCCGCCCGAGCGACGTGCCGCGATGGGGCTCTCCGACGGCTTGATCCGGCTCTCGTGCGGGGTCGAGGATACACCCGATCTGCTCGCGGATCTGGAGCAGGCGTTCGAAGGGCTGCCGGGAACCGCGAGTCGCCAAACGGGCGCCGGGAGAAAATCGCGCGACACTATCGGCGCGGGCAGCACGTAG